A stretch of DNA from Ananas comosus cultivar F153 unplaced genomic scaffold, ASM154086v1, whole genome shotgun sequence:
taaattaattatgtgatctattaatagatagataaattaattatgtgATCTATTGATAGATAAGTGTTCTCTCTTGATGGGGAAATGTTTGAGAATCTACAACAGGTTGTGCTGAGAGGTACCTTAGTagcttaaaaaagaaaagaaaaaaagcaacaaCTACTATGAATTAATTACTGATGTTCCTGCATAATATTTTTGCGTAGGGATGATAAGAAGAACTAAAATTTCTCATTATGTGTATTTTTCGCATATCCTGGTTGTAGAGTTTTTGACTCATCTGCTACTGGAAAATATTTAGGgaaatttggaaataaaatgCTTGTCAAATGCATTTCTCTTAATTACAAACATTGTGGTGGATTAATTATCCAGATAATGTTTTTCAGGAGTCCGCATGAATCAACACACCAAAATTCCAGAATTGAATTCCTCAAAAAAGTAGAAAAACTAAGATCTTTCCAAGCCCATAATGTACGATAATTTTGTTAATCATATCGTTAATCCGGAAATTCTCCTATAAACAACTTTTTCGCCTTCGAAAATTAGCCCAAACATTAATCACTGTATGCTGGAGTAATCATCCCTTCCTTTCTCTTTAATAACTTTCACAAGATGCTCACAGAAGATCTGACCCTCCATTCCTGTGCATCTCTTAATCTGTCCAAATAACACCTACTAAGTATTTAAAAATGAATCACACATAGTACAAATAGCGAAAATTACAACAATTTGGAGCACATACCTGAAAATGGAGGTTGTAAAATGTTTTATCTCCAAAGCTTGTTAAAGTTGAGGCATTCATTAGTTGAAGCCCCTCTCCCTCCAAAACCTTCAAAAACTTAGAGAGAGGGAGACTAATGTTCTTGTTCAAAACAGTGATGTGAACCATTACCTCCTCACTATTTAGACAAGTAGCAGAGACATTGATAAGGAACTCTATGCCCTCTTTTGTTGGTGATCCTTCTTTTCTCTTCGCGATTTCTGCTAAAACCTCTTCCTTTCTTCGCGACAGCCTTGCGACTTGGCTTTGCAGCTCGGGTATGTACTTCACGATGCGGGAAACCGTCGATGGAATGCTCATTTTCTTCTGCTACGTACACAAGATATCGAAGTGAGTACTACGGAGTTTGATTGTAAGTGCAACGTGAGCAAGTGTGTAGCTAAAGTTCGCGGGACGTTACGGTTCGATCAGATTCAGGGAGCAATGTGCGGAGAGACGAGTAGAAGCTGTTGAGCTTCTTTCTGCGGTCGCGCTCGTAGGCGTTGTGGCTCAACTTCTTGTGGCTTCTTGGGGAGTCCTTTGCGCTGTTGCTGGCGCGACTCTGGTCGTCGAACTCGAGCTCGGGATGCGGCGGAGAAGGGAAAAGGAGAGACTGCTGGAGCATGCCATCTTCATGTTGGATGCGGTTGCTTGCGAAGATCCGATCATCGGAGCGGAGTTCGTTGCTCATCACGTTGTTCTCTAACGGCGAAGAGAACAACGGCGGCGAGAGGGCTAACATGATGGTATGAGGCTAGAAAATGTTGGTGCAACTTGCTAGGCTCAAATCTATATACTGAGGATTCAATACAAATTAATCATCAAAATTAACAATGGTTTACTTAATAATGACATGGCTCATATTGTTTAATATATCTCTGCTGTGGATTACGTGAGCAAGCGAACGTGGcataattaatgaaaaattactATAGATATCACACGGAAAGAGTTAAATATGATCAACTGGGCTCATTTAAATTACTACCTTATTAAGCACGGAGGGAGCACACGAATTTGTGGTGCAAGAACGAGCTCTAGTCGTGTTGGCATGCGACTAAGTGTACTCTCCTCGTGTAGTTCACACTCCCATCTCAAGCATTTGTTTAAGCTTCTGTTCTTGCTTTGGGAATCAACCAAGTATTTTGTAACTTATCTTCGTAAGCAAATGTATTATTCTAAGCAAATTTTTTAATACCaaacaattttaaattctttccagtgttatatatatatatatatatatatatatatatatatatatatatatatataatacttactAGTTATGTAATAAAGCAATTTGATATCAGTATGTGATGGTATATGAGTTTGACAATATATCAGTAACACAAAAAATATTGAGTAAATTGGTATATCACTTTAAACTATTCACACGAATCAATTGAAGTTTTCTATGCACAATAATAGCATTTTGAAAGATTCGTAGAAATCAATattataagaaataatttaataattatcttaatcaatatttttacgTGAGTGCATGAAAATTCAGACTACGTGTCATGATAAGAGAGGAGTTTGTAAGCAAATTTTACATCATTCTACACATATGTAATTCAATAGATAGATTTTTTCCTTAATCAGAAATGCACATTCGTATGTGCAACATTTTTGAACGTACGTGTAACATTTTTGAAAGAGAGACAAGTAAAAGAATATACAAATGAGAATATATGCCCATAATAAAGGATAAACGCAGAGATGAAACTCGAAACTTTTTAAGATCTTGTTTGAATGTTGGAATAAGTTATTCCACGTAAATATAAGTGATTGAAGATAAAAAGTTCAATTTATATGTTTCGCAAAACCGACACGGTGGAATACAATTCCAGGAAATCTTGACTTTGACAATTTTGTTGCCAAATTAAAAGACCACGCGTGAAATCTCtttcctctgctgctgctgctgctgcatgaGCCACAGTACAGGAGCCCCATGGCCATGCTCCTCCTccacccctctcctcctccccccaccCTTCGCAAACCCatcgtcgtctccctcctcaaaacaccctcctcctcctcctcctcctcctcgtcgccgcCAAACCCTAgcacctcctcctccctcgcccgccGCACCAACCTCCTCTTCTCCGCCATCGCCGAGTCCCAGCCCCTCGACCGCGCCCTCGCCCTCTTCCGCCTCCTCCCCGCCCGCGACGCCGCCGCCTGGAACGCCGCCATCTCCGcctgcctccgccgccgccgccccgccgccgccctccgcctCTTCCTCGACATGCTCATCTCCCCcggctccgcctccgccgcaccCGATCCCCTCACTCTCCGCTCGGTCCTAAACGCTTGCTCCAATCTAAACGACCTTGATTTGTTGATCCAGATTCATTCTTACGTCATCAAAACTAGTAGCTTGCATTCATTCTCCTCCGAAATTACTGTATTATACACTCATCTGCTCAACCTGTACGCGAAATTCGGGTTGGTTGAGGTTGCCCGCAAGTTGTTCGATGAAATTCCCGACGGAGATGTCGTCGCGTTCACTTCGTTGTTGGCTCGATATGGTGAATCGGGTCGGCAGTTGGATGCTTTGAGGCTTTATCAAGAAATTGTCAAAAGCGATTACGCAGAGATGAATGCGCACACTTATTCGTGTGCTTTACGTGCTTGTGTGAGCATCCGTGCGTTGTTTGAGGGGCGGCAGATACATGCGCAGATCGTCAAATTGAGTATGGGATCCGATGTGTTCGTCGGCACGGGTTTGGTAGATTTATATGTTAAATGCGGTGAAATGGAGTGTGCAATGAGAGCCTTTTTGGAGATTGAGGAGCCCAGCGTTGTGTCGTGGAACTCTCTAATGGCCGGGGATTTAGGTGGGGAAGAGTGTTTTCAGCTTTTTGCGCAAATGCAGGAGAGTGGCCTGAGCCCTGATCATGTCACATTTGCTTGTGTTCTTCGATCTCTTAAAGATGCTGATTTGAGTGCTATCACAGTCCGGCAACTCCATGGTCTAATTGCGAAGATGATGGACATCAAATTGGATGTGTTTGTGAGCACTGCTCTTTTTGAAGCCTACATCGATCGCAGTTGCCATGACGAGGCTCAGCGAGTTCTTGCGGAGATGGAGGAGAAGGACGATGCGACTTTTAATGTGGTCATACAAGGGTGTCTTAGAAATGGGTATGAAGCTAAAGCGGTGGATGCATTTTTCGAGGCTTTGAAGGTCAGTGCGGAGCTACGAGAGACGACCGTGTCGATGCTTTTGAGGGCAATAGGACTGTATAATGGGACACAGTTGCATGCTCTTGTTATTAAGCGCGGATGTTGTAATAGTAGCAGCGGTGCATCTGTTCTTAGCTCTCTTATAAGGATGTATGCTGAGCACCGCTGTTTAGACAAAGCACTCAGCCTTTTTGAACAGATTCATAGTCCGGATGTTGTCCAATGGACTTCTCTCATAGCAGGATTTTCGCAGAGTGGTGAGAGCCATGAAGCTTTAAAATTGTATGTTAGAATGTTATCCGATGAATTGGGAGATGCTCCAAATCACTATACATTCTCAACTCTTCTGAGTTCGTGTGCGGAGCTTGGAGCAGATGAAGAAGGGAAACAGATTCATGCCCAGATAACCAAAGCAGGTATAAATGTTAGCCGCGACAAATTTGTCTCGAGTAGCTTGCTGTACATGTACGCATCATGTGGTTATATAGGGGAAGCAAGTAGGCTTTTTGATAAGATGCCGCAGAGAGACTTGGCCTCATGGAATGCGATGATTAACAGCTTATCTCAGCATGGTTATGCTCAAAAAGCCTTAGAAATGTTTCATGAATTATTGAACAAGAAGAATATGCAACCAAACCACATCACTTACATTGGAGTTCTCACCGCATGCAATCGAGGTGGAATGGTCAAAAAGGGGTTCAAATATTTCAACTCTATAGAAAAACCGACGATTGATCACTATGCTTGCCTCATCGACATGTTTGGCCGTGCAGGGAGGTTAAAGGAAGTGATGAGTTTTGTGGAGGAAATGCCATTTCAGC
This window harbors:
- the LOC109704878 gene encoding transcription factor bHLH100-like isoform X1 is translated as MLALSPPLFSSPLENNVMSNELRSDDRIFASNRIQHEDGMLQQSLLFPSPPHPELEFDDQSRASNSAKDSPRSHKKLSHNAYERDRRKKLNSFYSSLRTLLPESDRTQKKMSIPSTVSRIVKYIPELQSQVARLSRRKEEVLAEIAKRKEGSPTKEGIEFLINVSATCLNSEEVMVHITVLNKNISLPLSKFLKVLEGEGLQLMNASTLTSFGDKTFYNLHFQIKRCTGMEGQIFCEHLVKVIKEKGRDDYSSIQ
- the LOC109704876 gene encoding pentatricopeptide repeat-containing protein At4g13650-like, which codes for MPIIKDKRRDETRNFLRSCLNVGISYSTTSSSLARRTNLLFSAIAESQPLDRALALFRLLPARDAAAWNAAISACLRRRRPAAALRLFLDMLISPGSASAAPDPLTLRSVLNACSNLNDLDLLIQIHSYVIKTSSLHSFSSEITVLYTHLLNLYAKFGLVEVARKLFDEIPDGDVVAFTSLLARYGESGRQLDALRLYQEIVKSDYAEMNAHTYSCALRACVSIRALFEGRQIHAQIVKLSMGSDVFVGTGLVDLYVKCGEMECAMRAFLEIEEPSVVSWNSLMAGDLGGEECFQLFAQMQESGLSPDHVTFACVLRSLKDADLSAITVRQLHGLIAKMMDIKLDVFVSTALFEAYIDRSCHDEAQRVLAEMEEKDDATFNVVIQGCLRNGYEAKAVDAFFEALKVSAELRETTVSMLLRAIGLYNGTQLHALVIKRGCCNSSSGASVLSSLIRMYAEHRCLDKALSLFEQIHSPDVVQWTSLIAGFSQSGESHEALKLYVRMLSDELGDAPNHYTFSTLLSSCAELGADEEGKQIHAQITKAGINVSRDKFVSSSLLYMYASCGYIGEASRLFDKMPQRDLASWNAMINSLSQHGYAQKALEMFHELLNKKNMQPNHITYIGVLTACNRGGMVKKGFKYFNSIEKPTIDHYACLIDMFGRAGRLKEVMSFVEEMPFQPNELIWTSLLAASSMHGNIELGEYSAKQLLKLNPKDPGTYVALSNIYAASRRWKDMKEVRRLMESQADRKQAGVSWVRSKKGQKYVFSADKRS
- the LOC109704878 gene encoding transcription factor bHLH100-like isoform X2 is translated as MLALSPPLFSSPLENNVMSNELRSDDRIFASNRIQHEDGMLQQSLLFPSPPHPELEFDDQSRASNSAKDSPRSHKKLSHNAYERDRRKKLNSFYSSLRTLLPESDRTKKMSIPSTVSRIVKYIPELQSQVARLSRRKEEVLAEIAKRKEGSPTKEGIEFLINVSATCLNSEEVMVHITVLNKNISLPLSKFLKVLEGEGLQLMNASTLTSFGDKTFYNLHFQIKRCTGMEGQIFCEHLVKVIKEKGRDDYSSIQ